In Neoarius graeffei isolate fNeoGra1 chromosome 9, fNeoGra1.pri, whole genome shotgun sequence, one genomic interval encodes:
- the LOC132891681 gene encoding MOB-like protein phocein isoform X1: MVMAEGTTVLRRNRPGTKAKDFYSWPDESFEEMDSTLAVQQYIQQNIRSDCSNIEKILEPPEGQDEGVWKYEHLRQFCLELNGLAVKLQSECHPDTCTQMTATEQWIFLCAAHKTPKECPAIDYTRHTLDGAACLLNSNKYFPSRVSIKESSVAKLGSVCRRIYRIFSHAYFHHRQIFDTYENETFLCHRFTRFVMKYSLMSKDNLIVPIMEEENQSSSAGESEA; the protein is encoded by the exons atggtcatggcggagggGACAACCGTTCTGAGGAGGAACAGACCGGGCACCAAGGCGAAG GACTTCTACAGTTGGCCTGATGAATCTTTTGAGGAGATGGACAGCACGCTGGCAGTGCAACAG TATATCCAGCAAAACATTCGCTCGGACTGCTCCAACATCGAGAAGATCTTGGAGCCTCCTGAAGGACAGGATGAGGGAGTGTGGAAGTACGAACATCTCAG gCAATTTTGTTTGGAACTCAATGGCTTGGCTGTTAAACTCCAG AGCGAGTGCCACCCAGACACGTGTACACAGATGACTGCCACCGAGCAGTGGATCTTTCTTTGTGCTGCCCACAAGACTCCAAAAGAA TGTCCTGCCATTGACTACACCAGGCACACTCTGGATGGTGCAGCATGCCTTCTCAACAGCAATAAATATTTCCCTAGTCG CGTCAGTATTAAGGAGTCGTCAGTGGCGAAGCTAGGCTCAGTCTGCCGTCGCATCTACAGGATTTTCTCCCATGCTTACTTTCACCATCGCCAAATATTCGACACGTACGAG AACGAGACGTTTTTGTGTCACCGCTTTACCCGCTTTGTGATGAAGTACAGTTTGATGTCTAAGGACAATCTGATTGTGCCCATCATGGAGGAGGAGAACCAGAGCAGCTCTGCAGGAGAGAGTGAAGCCTGA